A stretch of DNA from Microlunatus sp. Gsoil 973:
CGACCGCATCCGGGGGGGGGCGTTTCGATCAAGAAATGCGGCGAAGCTCGCACCCGCTGCGTCGGCGTGCCATTCGGTACAGGGGATCTCCAACTCCGGATCCGGCTCGATCCCGGCGGCCCGCAGCGCCTTGCGATAGCCGGACAGCCGCAGTTGTGCGCTGGCCATCGGACCGGCACCGACGATCGCGATCCGCCGATGTCCCTCGTTGATCAACAGCTCGGTGATCTCTCGGCTGGCGGCAACGTTGTCGATCCAGACGTGGTCGACGATGGGCTGGTCGACCTCGCCGATCAGCACCACCGGGGGGAGTGCCACGCCACCCTGGACGGCGCTGGTCTCCAGCAGCACCGGGTTGAGGATCAGGCCGTCGACCAGTTGCGCCCGGGCCCGGGACATCAACTCGCCCTCCCGTTCGCTGCTCGTGCCGGTCTCCTCGATCTGAACGTGCAGGCCGCGTTCGGTCGCCGCCTCGACGAAATGGTGCAACATCTCGCCCGAGTACGGCATCCGCAGATCGGGGAGGGCAACAGCGATCATCCCGGTCCGCCCGTTCCGGAGGCCTCGGGCGGACAGGTTGGGTACGTAGTCGAGGGCAGCCATCGCCTGCTCGACCTTGGCCCGGGTTGCCGGGGTGACCCGGAAGGTGCCGTTCAGCACGTTCGAGACGGTCTTGGGTGACACACCGGCCAGGGCCGCGACATCCCGTACGGTCGCGCGCATGCGTGTCAATGTACTTGCCCCGGGAGCCAATCCGGCCGGATGTCAGTCGTTGACCAGCGCAGCCGTGCCGCCGTCCCGACGGACGTCGACAACATGGCCGGTCTGTCCCGACAACAGCACGCTCAACGATTTCCTGGCGACCTCGGTCGAGTCCAACAGGGTGCCGGGAGGCTCCTCCCCGAAGGCCTTGGTACGCATCGGTGTCGCCGTCCGCTCGGGGTTGATGCAGTTCACCCGAACCCCGCTGCCGGCCCATTCGTCGGCGAGGGCCTGGGTGAGATTGACCACCGCGGCCTTCGCCGAGGAGTAGAGCGAGTACCCCGACCGTCCCCGGGTGTAGGAGGAGGAGGTGAACAGCAGCAGCGAACCCCGGGACTCCGCCAGATACGGATAGAACTCCTGGGCGATGAAGATCGGTGCCAGGTAGTTGACCTCCGTCGCCTCGTAGATCGTCTCCTCGGACGTTTCGGCGAGTTCACCGCGGGGCAGCACGCCCGCTGTGTTCACCACACAGTCCACCCGGCCGCTCTCCGCAGCCACCATCCGGGCAGCCTCACTGACGTCGGCCCGGCGATCCACGTGGGTGCCGGTGGAGGAGCGGGAGAAGGTGTGCACGGTCGCCCCGTGACTGCGGGCCAACTCGGAGATGTCACTGCCGATCCCGTACGAGCCACCGAAGATGACCACGACCTTGCCGTCGAGCGCGGCCCGCAACTGGACATCGTCAAGATCGGCCGGCCGGTCGGCCGACGTCAGCTGGAACAGCTTGTCGGCCAGGTACACGTCGATCGGTTCGGTGATCTTCATGTTCCGTTCGTGGCCGTTGACCACGGCGATCGGGATGTCGGGCAGATAGCGCAATACGACCGTGCAGTCGTCGGTCGCGGCGAAGTCCGGATCCTGGGCGGCGAACTCGTAGGCCTTTTTGATCACCGAGAGACGGAACGATTGCGGCGTCTGGCCGCGGCGCAGCAACGCGCGCGGCAGCACATCGGCGATCACCGGCTGCGCGTCCCCGATCCGCCGACCGTGCGCGAGTTCGCCATCCACCTGCACGATGGTGTCCGCCGACGGGATCGCGGTGTCGACCGCCTGGAAGTCGCGCAGCGCGGTGATGTTGGCCTCGATGATCGTCTGCGACACCAGCGGTCGGACGGCGTCGTGCAGGATGACGTTGCATTCCTCGTCTCCGAGCGCGGCCAGGGCGAGTCGGGTGCTGTCGTTGCGGGTGCCTTCCGGTCCTGCGCCCTCGAGCACCCTGCTGACCTTGCGGTAACCGCCGGCCTTGACGATCGCATTGATCGGATCGAGATAGCCGGGGGTCATCATGATGATGATCTCGTCGATCAACGGCGACTGGCTCAGAGCGATGATGGTGTGCTCGATGATCGGTTTGCCGGCGATCTTGATCAACTGCTTGGGAATGTCCAAACCAACACGCGTACCGGTGCCGCCGGCCAGAATGACGGCGACGCTCCGCAGGGTGTCCACTGCTCGACTCTATCGGGTCGGGATGCTCGGCAAGGGCGCCGCGACGTGGCCTAACCTTGTGTCGTTCACCGGCCCAACACCTGTTCCATGGCCAGGCGCGGCCCATCGGACACAGGGATGAGGAGGAGCCTTGGCAGGGGACTCCGCAGCGTTGCCCGTACGGCTCGCGCGCGCTGGACGCAGTCGGCTGGTGAACCGCGCCCGTCGCTTCGCCCGCAGCGCCCGGTCGCGGGTTTCCCGCGTACGGATCGAAATGGACCGCGGCAACGGCTCCGCGCAGCAGCGGTCCGCAGAGCTGACCAGCCGACTGGGCCGGGTGTCCTGGCTGGAGGTTGACGGCGTGGCCCAGCTGCGCCTCGAAGGTTCGGCCTGGCGGCGTGGCGGCGAACAGTCGGGTTCCCAGATTTCCGCAGTGGAGTGGAAGATCGACGGGGAGTCGATTCCTTTCGCCGTACGCCCGGTGACCTCGGCGGCCCTCAACGATCAGTCCCTGGTTCCCACCGAGGACCGGAGCAGCGCCGGGTTCATCGCCACCCTGCCGGTCTCTCGGTTGCTCGCGCTGGCGCCGACGACCGATGTCTTCGAACTTCGCGGGCCGGTGATGATCACCGTCAGCGATCAGCAAGGTCTGCTCGAAGGGCCCTTCGGCAAGCGGGACGTCAGCGGGTCGGCCGGCCAGCCCACCGCACTGGGACTGGGCGACGACTGCCTCGGCCAGCTGTCCTGGCATTCGGAGCGAGGGCTGCTGCTGACCTTGACCCGTCGCGCCGCCGTCGCCCGCCGGATCCGGATCTCTGCGACGACGCTGCAGGCAGACGTCACGGTGGCGGGCGGGTTCGAGCCGGTCGGAGCAGTGCTGTCCGGGATCGGCACTGCGGTGACCCACCCGCTGACCTTCGGCCGGGCGGCGGAGCTGGTACGGATCTCCGGCGACCTGACCGGCCTGCCGGCGCCGGAACGACCGTCCGGCTTCCAGCTGGCGTTGGTCGACGCGGCCGGCAGACGGCGACGGGTGCACTGGACAGGGTCAGCCGATGCTCTGCGGCAGTCATCGGCCGGTGCCGAGGCTGGGCTGGCACTTCGCTACGGCCCTGGCGCGGTCATCCAGGTCGAGACCGCGCCGGTCCGGGCGGACGTCGACTCGGTCGACGTCGTCCGAGCCGACGATGCCACGCCACGCCTGGTGATCACCGGTGGGTGCCGAGGCGTCCCTGACGACCCGAAGAGCTGGCAGCTGCAGGGCGGGCGCCGCCGGGAGCCTGCCCGGGCCCTGCAGGTCGACGGGGACAGCTACCGCGCGGAGTTCGACCTGGTCGGGAATCCGGAATGGAGCGATCAGCTCCGACCGCTGCCGAGTGCGACCTATCGGCTGATGATCGACCTGACGCCAGGATCCGACGCTCCGGCCACCGCCGCGCCGCAGCAGCGGCTCATCGCCGAACTGCCCCGCGTGTTGACCACTCCGCAACAGCGGGTGACCGTCGGCCGCGGCGGATCGGGCGAACTGGAGATCGCGCTCGATCCACCGCTGCCCGACGGGGCACGCAGCCGGTTCAGCCGCTACCGACTCGGCGAGCTGTACAGCAACCGCCCGATGGAACTGGCCGACGCCGTGCTGTTCACCAGTTTCGACGGCACGGCGGCCAATGACAATCCGCGAGCGATCGAGCGGGAGATCCTCCGACGCGGATCAGCGCTGCGGCGGCTGTGGACCGTCGCCGATCTCTCCGTGGGAACCCCCGACGGCAGCGAGCCGGTGCTGTTGTGGTCCGAGGAATGGTGGCAGGCACTGGCGTCCTCGCGCTTCGTGGTCACCAACTGCTGGATGCCGACCCGATTTCGACGGCGCGAGGGGCAACAGGTGCTGCAGACCTGGCACGGCACCCCGCTCAAACTGCTCGGCTACGACCGGCTGGGCGTCAAACGCGGCGCGGAGTATCGCGACAAGACCGCTCGCGAAGTCGCGCAGTGGAGATTCCTGATCGCCCAGAACGACTTCAGCAGTACCGCGTTCCGATCGGCGTACGACTACCGCGGTGAGATCCTGCGGATCGGGTATCCCCGCAACGACGTGCTGACCACGGCGACCGACGACTATCGGGCGGGAGTGCGGCGACGGCTCGGGATCGACGACTCCGAATTCGTCGTCCTGTACACCCCGACCTGGCGGGACGGGCTGCGAACGATCTTCGCCGATCTCGACCTGCAGGCGACCCGGCGGGCGATCGGCGGCCGGGCCAGGATGCTGGTACGCGGCCACACCAACACCATCAGGCACAGCGGACTGCTGACCGGCCCGGGACTACTCGACGTGACGATGTATCCCGAGGTGTCCGATCTCTATCTGATCAGCGACCTGATGATCACCGACTACTCCTCGACGATGTTCGACTTCAGCGTCACCGGCAAGCCGATGATCTTCTACTCGCCCGACCTGGACGACTATGCCGGGCGGCGGCGGGGAACGTATTTCGATCTTGCCGCCGAGGCACCGGGACCGGTGGTCCGGACGACCGGAGAACTGCTCGACACGCTGGGCGACCGCGACGGCATCGCCGAGCGTCATGGCGACCGCTACGCCGCCTGGCAGCAGAAGTTCAACGCCTACGACGACGGCCACGCCGCCGAGCGAGCGGTGGACGCCCTGTTCGGACCGGCCGACCTGTCCGACGCCGACCACCCGGACTGATCCGACCGACCCGACGATCGGTCGGATCAGGTCGGTTCGTCGACAGCACGGAACACCGCATCGACCAGGCGTTGCGTCGCGTGGCCGTCGTCGAGGTCGAGGTAGTCCCTGCGGAAGGTGGCGTACGCCGCCGCGTACTCGTCCCTGATCCGATCAAGATCACGCAGCGCCGCGCCGACCTCGTCGGTGCTGGTCAGCAGCGGGCCGGGGGCGGTCGGTTCGTAGGCCCACAGCGAGCCGCGCGCCTCGGTCTGGTACTGGACGAGATCCGGCACCATGAAGATCATCGGTTTGCCGGTCAGACCGTAGTCGAAGCGCAGCGACGAGTAGTCGAGGATCGCCGCGTCGGACGCAAGGCACAGGTCGGCGACGTCGGGGTAGTCGGTGACGTCGATGATCGTTCTCCGGCTGCCGACCCGCGTGCCGAGGCGGGCGTTGAACGCGTGGCCGCGGACCATGATCACGAACTGTCGGCCGACGATGTCGGCGAGCCGGTCCACATCCAGGAAATCGACCATCGCCGCAGTGCTGTCGTCGACGCTCATCGTGTCGCGGAAGGTGGGTCCGTACAACACCGCGATCTGGTTCGATCGGATGCCCAACCGGCCGCGTACCTCCGCGGTGATCTTGTCGGCGACGGGGGAGAGCAGCACATCATTGCGCGGATAGCCGATCTCCAGCACCGTATTGGGGAAGCCGAACTCCCGGGCCAGCGCCGAGGAGCCGTAGCCGGCCGGTGAGACCAGGTAGTCCCAGTCGGCGGCCCGCTCGAGGTAGGAGCGTACGTGAGTGATGTCGCGGTTCTGCCTCGCCCAGTGCGACCGCCCCATCTGCTTGAACGGATAGCCGTGGAAGGTCTGGATCTGGACCTGGTGAGCCGGCTTCTTGTGGTAGATCGGCTGGTGCATGTTGTCCATCAGGAACTGGGCATCGTGCAGCAACCGGTACCACTCCGCGCTGTCGTGCAACACCCCGATCGCGCCCTCGGGCACCCGGACCGAATAGTCCTTGATCGCGAAGTAGTCGGTGTACGGCCCGCCCGGCAGTTGATGATCTTTTTGGTATTCGTGGAGATATCGGTGCAGGGCCGCCGGATTGCAGCCGCAGATCTCGCCGTAGTACGAGCGCAGCAGGATCGCGCCCGGCTGGTAGGTGGGATCGGACAGCCGGTCCCGCAGCGCGTCCTGCAGCCGCTGTTGCCTGCGGGCACCGCGCTCGGTGTCGGCCAGTGGCGGCTCCAGCCGGAGCCCGATCAGGTCTGGCTTGATCAACCGGATCCGGCCGAGCAGGCGTGGCGTGCGGAAGGTGATCGGCAACGTGCTGATCAAGGCGTCGGTGGCGCGGACCGGGACGGCGTCGTCGCCGAGCCGAGCGGTGACCTCGTACTCGCCGCTGGCCAGCGGCAGCTGACCGAATCCCCACGGGTCTGCCTCGAGCGGCAGCGTCGCGGTGAAACGGCGGGGTCCGGTCATCGCCGCTGCCGCCGAGGTCTGCAGCTTCGCGCTGTAGAGCCGCAGCACCAGATCGGAATGCTGATCGGGGCCGTTGTCGGAGCCCTCGTCCGCGCCGACGATCAGAGCGCCGGCCAGCACCAGGCCCTGCTCGGTGATCACTGCCGATTCGATCCGGACTCCTGCCGGCTCATCGACGATGCCGAGATTGCCGGACGCAGTACGGATCGGACGCGGATTGGCCGGTTGCAGCTCGGGGTGGCTCTCCTCGGGCGGCCAGACGGCCGGGCTCCGCGTCCCGTCGTTAGACACCACCGACACCGTCCAGGTCTCGGACCGGAGCCGTTCGCGGGACTCCCGGTCGGTTCCCGTAGGCGGAATCCGTACCCGCGCCCGCAGGCCACCGCCGGCCCGCTCGAGTGACGCCCGGAGCACCTGCATGCTCCGGGTGGCTGTCAACTCCACATGGCGGGGCGCGATGTCCTGGCTTCCGGTCACGGACAGGGTGAGCTCGCGCCCGGCCAGCCGAACACCGGCCACCACGCACGGCGGACGGCGGGCCGACAACCGCAACCCCGTCCTAGCCGCATGGGCGACCTCGACCAAGCGGCCGTCCGGCAGGAACTCCGACAGCAGGCGCCCTGGCGAACCGGCGGTGTCCGGGCCGATCAGCGGCCCGATCCGGCGGATGCCGGCGGCGCTGACCGTCACCCGCAGGCTCCAGTCGGACCGGTCCACGCCGACCCGGCCGTTTCGCCCCGGGGGCGTGCGCGGGCCGGCGTCGTCGCGCAGCCGAGCCAGGGCCGCGGGCACGTCGAAGACGGCATGGAACACCGACCGTTCGTAGTCGGCGTACCGATGCTTGCTGACCGCGGTCACCTCGACCGAGGGGGTCAGTTCCACCTCGAGCGGAACCTCGACGCCCGAGGTCTGTTCCACTGCCGTGATCAGGGTGTGCAGGGCGGCCGGATCGTCCGGATCGGTCGGGACCTGCGCCAGATCGAGATTGTCGATATAGGCCCAGCCCTGGACGTGCCAGCGGTGGTCGGCATCCCACCAGACCCGCCGGATCACCGAGACCAGCCCCAATTGATGCTCGGCAAGGGCGAGCAGCGGATCGGTGGCGGCCAGCCCGAGCACTTGCCGTACCGGAGGATCGAGATAGACGTTGCCGTCGCGGACCAGAGCCGGCATGTTCTTGGGGTTGTTGTGCCCGAGACCGACGAAGTCGACCGCCGCGGACCGATGCCCCTTGGTGACCAGCATGATCGCCAGGCGGTGCTGGGCCGACACCTTCGACCAGACCTCGTTGGTCGCCCGGGCGGTGAGCCGCCTCAGTCCGTCGATGAGCAGCTCCCAGAATTCGTCGTCGGCGTGCTGGGCGGTCTTGATCGACAGCCGGAAGTCGTTGCTCAGGTACTGCGCCAGCCGAGCGGCGTGGACGTGCTCCAACCCGGGGCGGTCCAGCTCCGCCAGGGAGCTCTCGGCGGCCCGCAGCCTGTCGCGAAGGTCGTTGCGCAGGGTGGCCTGCTGGGTGATCGAACTCCTGTCCTCGCGCACCCGCCAGCCGTAGGTGACCTTTGCCAGAATGTCGAAGGTCGACGCCTCGGCATACGCCCGCGCCGACAATGCCTGGTCCTCGTAGAGCACGCCCTCGGGGAAGGCGAAGCCGTGATGCTCCCAGAAGCTCCTGCGGTAGAACTTGCTCCACGCGACGGCGTTGACCACCGCATCGGGGGATTGGGCGAGCGTTGTGCCCAGCCGGGAGAACCGGTGCGCCGAGCGGATCCAGGAGGCCGCCGGCCAACGCCGGTTGGAGTCCATCCGGTCGTAACTGCCGACGACGAAGTCCGACCCGGTGCGCCGGATGGTCCGCACGTAGCTGAGTATCGCGTCCTCCCGCAACACGTCGTCGGCGTCGAGGAACATCAGGAAGCTGCCCCTGGCATGACGTGCACCGGCGTTCCGGGCGGCGCCGAGTCCGGCGTTGTCCTGGCGGATGACCTGGATCCGGCGGTCCTGTGCTGCGTACCGGCGGATGATCTCGATCGACCGGTCCGGCGATCCGTCGTCCACCAGGATCACCTGGAGGTGCCGATAGGACTGGGAGAGGACGCTGTCCAGACACTCCGGCAGATAGCGCTCGACGTTGTAGACCGGAAGGACGATGCTGACCAGCGGTGCGGCGATCCGGGAGTAGAAGACGCGTTTGGCGTAGGGCCGGAGCCGTTGCCAGCTCTTCCGCACACCGCGCCGGGCCACCGGCGGCAGCCGCCTGGCCGCCTGCGCAGCGAGCTGCCGGCCGGCTTGACGCGCCTGAGCCACCACCTGTTCGGTCACCTTCCGTCAGCAGCCGATCCGCAGTCCGTTCCGGCCCATCGCTCGGCCAGCGGCCCGGTCCCGGCGGTCGCAAGACTAACCGAGGCTGAGCCGACCGGGACCGTGCCGCGCGGCTTGCCACAACCTCACCGTTTCCAGAGGTGGCAACCCCTAGACTCGAGTGTCCGACGGCCCGGGGACCCTGCAGCGCCGGCCCGTCGGACCGCCCATCGGATTTCGGGAGACGCAACACATGTCCCTGGCTGTCGCGGACCGCCTGCCGGTTGTGTTGCGCCGGTTCACGACGGATCTCGGAGCCGGTCTGCTCACCGGCGCTGTGCTGATCGCCGCTGCGGCACTAACGGTGTCGGCGATCCCCGCCGACGGCCCGGTACTTCGCTTGGCCGGCCCGGCACTGATGACCGCCGGAGCGCTGCTGATCGTTCTGCGATTCCCGCGGACGGCGAACCCGAATGATCCGCGGGAGTCAATCTATTCTGCCGGGGCACTGGGCCGGGTCGTCGGGATCCGGAACGGATTCGGCGGACTCGGCCGGTTCGCCGGGCTGCGGATGTTGTTGGTGGCTGTGCTGCTGCCGGCGGCCGCCGGGCGCGGCCCGGCGATCGATGACCCGGCCGGCGTGTGGTGGGCGGCTCTGGCCGCGGCCGGGTTCGTGCTGACGACGGCCGCCG
This window harbors:
- a CDS encoding LacI family DNA-binding transcriptional regulator — protein: MRATVRDVAALAGVSPKTVSNVLNGTFRVTPATRAKVEQAMAALDYVPNLSARGLRNGRTGMIAVALPDLRMPYSGEMLHHFVEAATERGLHVQIEETGTSSEREGELMSRARAQLVDGLILNPVLLETSAVQGGVALPPVVLIGEVDQPIVDHVWIDNVAASREITELLINEGHRRIAIVGAGPMASAQLRLSGYRKALRAAGIEPDPELEIPCTEWHADAAGASFAAFLDRNAPPRMRSSG
- a CDS encoding bifunctional cytidylyltransferase/SDR family oxidoreductase, producing MDTLRSVAVILAGGTGTRVGLDIPKQLIKIAGKPIIEHTIIALSQSPLIDEIIIMMTPGYLDPINAIVKAGGYRKVSRVLEGAGPEGTRNDSTRLALAALGDEECNVILHDAVRPLVSQTIIEANITALRDFQAVDTAIPSADTIVQVDGELAHGRRIGDAQPVIADVLPRALLRRGQTPQSFRLSVIKKAYEFAAQDPDFAATDDCTVVLRYLPDIPIAVVNGHERNMKITEPIDVYLADKLFQLTSADRPADLDDVQLRAALDGKVVVIFGGSYGIGSDISELARSHGATVHTFSRSSTGTHVDRRADVSEAARMVAAESGRVDCVVNTAGVLPRGELAETSEETIYEATEVNYLAPIFIAQEFYPYLAESRGSLLLFTSSSYTRGRSGYSLYSSAKAAVVNLTQALADEWAGSGVRVNCINPERTATPMRTKAFGEEPPGTLLDSTEVARKSLSVLLSGQTGHVVDVRRDGGTAALVND
- a CDS encoding CDP-glycerol glycerophosphotransferase family protein yields the protein MAGDSAALPVRLARAGRSRLVNRARRFARSARSRVSRVRIEMDRGNGSAQQRSAELTSRLGRVSWLEVDGVAQLRLEGSAWRRGGEQSGSQISAVEWKIDGESIPFAVRPVTSAALNDQSLVPTEDRSSAGFIATLPVSRLLALAPTTDVFELRGPVMITVSDQQGLLEGPFGKRDVSGSAGQPTALGLGDDCLGQLSWHSERGLLLTLTRRAAVARRIRISATTLQADVTVAGGFEPVGAVLSGIGTAVTHPLTFGRAAELVRISGDLTGLPAPERPSGFQLALVDAAGRRRRVHWTGSADALRQSSAGAEAGLALRYGPGAVIQVETAPVRADVDSVDVVRADDATPRLVITGGCRGVPDDPKSWQLQGGRRREPARALQVDGDSYRAEFDLVGNPEWSDQLRPLPSATYRLMIDLTPGSDAPATAAPQQRLIAELPRVLTTPQQRVTVGRGGSGELEIALDPPLPDGARSRFSRYRLGELYSNRPMELADAVLFTSFDGTAANDNPRAIEREILRRGSALRRLWTVADLSVGTPDGSEPVLLWSEEWWQALASSRFVVTNCWMPTRFRRREGQQVLQTWHGTPLKLLGYDRLGVKRGAEYRDKTAREVAQWRFLIAQNDFSSTAFRSAYDYRGEILRIGYPRNDVLTTATDDYRAGVRRRLGIDDSEFVVLYTPTWRDGLRTIFADLDLQATRRAIGGRARMLVRGHTNTIRHSGLLTGPGLLDVTMYPEVSDLYLISDLMITDYSSTMFDFSVTGKPMIFYSPDLDDYAGRRRGTYFDLAAEAPGPVVRTTGELLDTLGDRDGIAERHGDRYAAWQQKFNAYDDGHAAERAVDALFGPADLSDADHPD
- a CDS encoding CDP-glycerol glycerophosphotransferase family protein — translated: MTEQVVAQARQAGRQLAAQAARRLPPVARRGVRKSWQRLRPYAKRVFYSRIAAPLVSIVLPVYNVERYLPECLDSVLSQSYRHLQVILVDDGSPDRSIEIIRRYAAQDRRIQVIRQDNAGLGAARNAGARHARGSFLMFLDADDVLREDAILSYVRTIRRTGSDFVVGSYDRMDSNRRWPAASWIRSAHRFSRLGTTLAQSPDAVVNAVAWSKFYRRSFWEHHGFAFPEGVLYEDQALSARAYAEASTFDILAKVTYGWRVREDRSSITQQATLRNDLRDRLRAAESSLAELDRPGLEHVHAARLAQYLSNDFRLSIKTAQHADDEFWELLIDGLRRLTARATNEVWSKVSAQHRLAIMLVTKGHRSAAVDFVGLGHNNPKNMPALVRDGNVYLDPPVRQVLGLAATDPLLALAEHQLGLVSVIRRVWWDADHRWHVQGWAYIDNLDLAQVPTDPDDPAALHTLITAVEQTSGVEVPLEVELTPSVEVTAVSKHRYADYERSVFHAVFDVPAALARLRDDAGPRTPPGRNGRVGVDRSDWSLRVTVSAAGIRRIGPLIGPDTAGSPGRLLSEFLPDGRLVEVAHAARTGLRLSARRPPCVVAGVRLAGRELTLSVTGSQDIAPRHVELTATRSMQVLRASLERAGGGLRARVRIPPTGTDRESRERLRSETWTVSVVSNDGTRSPAVWPPEESHPELQPANPRPIRTASGNLGIVDEPAGVRIESAVITEQGLVLAGALIVGADEGSDNGPDQHSDLVLRLYSAKLQTSAAAAMTGPRRFTATLPLEADPWGFGQLPLASGEYEVTARLGDDAVPVRATDALISTLPITFRTPRLLGRIRLIKPDLIGLRLEPPLADTERGARRQQRLQDALRDRLSDPTYQPGAILLRSYYGEICGCNPAALHRYLHEYQKDHQLPGGPYTDYFAIKDYSVRVPEGAIGVLHDSAEWYRLLHDAQFLMDNMHQPIYHKKPAHQVQIQTFHGYPFKQMGRSHWARQNRDITHVRSYLERAADWDYLVSPAGYGSSALAREFGFPNTVLEIGYPRNDVLLSPVADKITAEVRGRLGIRSNQIAVLYGPTFRDTMSVDDSTAAMVDFLDVDRLADIVGRQFVIMVRGHAFNARLGTRVGSRRTIIDVTDYPDVADLCLASDAAILDYSSLRFDYGLTGKPMIFMVPDLVQYQTEARGSLWAYEPTAPGPLLTSTDEVGAALRDLDRIRDEYAAAYATFRRDYLDLDDGHATQRLVDAVFRAVDEPT